From the genome of Rickettsiales bacterium:
CATACCGAGCACCATGTCACGGAACGGTTTAGAGGTAGCATTGTATACATGCACAATAGCGCGGCGCGCGCCCCGCAACGATTCCATCGTGCGGCGGATCAGATGCTCGCGCGCCTGGGTCAGCACGGCAATCGTGACATCTTCCGGGATATGATTATTTTCAATCAAAGTGCGTACGAAATCGAAATCCGTCTGCGAGGCCGACGGGAAAGCGACTTCAATTTCCTTGAAACCGATCTCGCAGAGCATGGTGAACATGCGCAACTTCTGCTCCGGTGAAAGCGGCTCGAAAAGCGCCTGATTGCCGTCACGCAAATCCGTGGACTGCCAGATAGGGGGATGAGTGATGGTCTTGTCCGGCCAGGTGCGGTTGATCAATGCCACTGGGGTAAAAGCGTGGTATTTGAATGAAGGCTGCGATAACATAACGAATCTCCTGTATTTAACGATGAGAAGACTTTAGCTCATATCGCGCGCTATTTCTGTGCGTATTCAGCGTATATTTTAATATACATGGCATTATATGCCATATTATATATAAATAATGGAATAATATTTCTTATGGATACATAATGAAAATAGATCGCATTGACCGGAAAATTTTGAAAGTGCTGCAGGAAAATGGTCGCATCAGCAATCAGGAGCTGGCTGAAAAGGTTGGCCTCTCGCCATCGCCTTGCCTGAGAAGATTAAAGGCGCTGGAAGAATCCGGCATCATCACCGGCTATAAGGCGCTGCTGGATGCCAAAGCATTGGGCTTTACGCTCGCCGCCCTGATTCATATTTCTATGGATAAACACACACCCGAGCGCTTCGAGCATTTTGAATCCGAGATACGCAAAATCCCTGAGGTGGTGGAGTGCCTCCTGATCACCGGCCAGCAGGCGGATTTCTGCCTGAAAGTCTATGTCCGGGATATGGAGGATTACCAGGAACTGCTGCTCAAACGTATCACCCGCATCGAGGGCGTGAGCGGCGTGCATACCAGCTTCATACTGCGCCAGCCGAAACACACGAACATGGTTCCGGTGGAAGCATTATAGGGGATACTCTGCAGAATCTCTTACACATTAAAACGGAAATGTAATACATCACCGTCTTGTACCACATATTCCTTGCCTTCCAGGCGCAGTTTGCCAGCCTCTTTCGCACCCTGCTCGCCATTAAGCGAAATATAATCGTTGCAGGCAATCGTTTCAGAGCGAATGAACCCCTTTTCAAAGTCCGTATGGATGACACCGGCTGCCTGCGGTGCGAAACTTCCGCGCGCAACTGTCCAGGCCCTCGCCTCTTTCGGCCCTATCGTGAAGAAGGTAATCATATTGAGCAGCGAATATCCTGCGCGGATGAGCTGCGCGAGTCCTGTTTCCTTGAGCCCCAGCGCTTCGAGAAATTCACGCTTATCTTCTTCGCTCGGCAGCTGCGCGACTTCGGATTCGATCTTGGCCGAAATCACTACCACCGGGGCATCCACCTTTTCCATCACGGCTTTGGAGTAATGATTGCCGGTCGCAGCGCTGGCCTCTTCAACGTTGCAGACATACAGCACCGGTTTCGCCGTCAGCAGCTGCATGTTGCGGATGATCCTGCGTTCCACATCATTCGCCGGAACCACCGTGCGTGCGGGCTTACCTTCGGAGACCGCTTTCAGCAGCTTTTCCATGATCTCCACCTGTTCTTTCGCGTCCTTATCGCCCTTGGCTTTCTTCTGCAGCGCAGGCAGGCGCTTCTCCAGGCTTTCCATATCGGCAAGCACGAGCTCGGTCTCGATGATTTCCGCATCGTCCAGCGGCGAAATACGGCCTTCTACGTGCGTAATATCGCCATCGTCAAAACAACGCAGCATATAGATGATCGCATCCACTTCGCGTATATGCGAAAGGAACTGGTTACCAAGCCCTTCGCCTTTGCTCGCACCGCGCACGATGCCTGCGATATCGACAAATTCAAGCTGAGTCGGAATGATCTGCGCGGAGCCTGCGATTTTCGCAAGCTTGTCCAAACGCTCATCCGGCACGGCAACTCGGCCTACATTCGGCTCGATAGTACAGAACGGATAATTTGCCGCTTCCGCCGCCTGCGTTGCCAGCAGTGCGTTGAACAAGGTTGATTTGCCGACGTTAGGCAGGCCGACAATGCCGCAATTGAAACCCATGGGAAATCCGCTCGATAATTGATGTTATGCAAGGTGTAATAGTGAGAATTCGCTAAAAAGCAATAAAAACCGCCGTCAGGCCGCCTTATCCTGCTGCTCTTGCGCTTCATTCTTGGTGCAATGCGCCTTAAGCAGTTGCTCTATCTTTTCGAGCGGAACGCCGCG
Proteins encoded in this window:
- the ychF gene encoding redox-regulated ATPase YchF; this encodes MGFNCGIVGLPNVGKSTLFNALLATQAAEAANYPFCTIEPNVGRVAVPDERLDKLAKIAGSAQIIPTQLEFVDIAGIVRGASKGEGLGNQFLSHIREVDAIIYMLRCFDDGDITHVEGRISPLDDAEIIETELVLADMESLEKRLPALQKKAKGDKDAKEQVEIMEKLLKAVSEGKPARTVVPANDVERRIIRNMQLLTAKPVLYVCNVEEASAATGNHYSKAVMEKVDAPVVVISAKIESEVAQLPSEEDKREFLEALGLKETGLAQLIRAGYSLLNMITFFTIGPKEARAWTVARGSFAPQAAGVIHTDFEKGFIRSETIACNDYISLNGEQGAKEAGKLRLEGKEYVVQDGDVLHFRFNV
- a CDS encoding Lrp/AsnC family transcriptional regulator; this encodes MKIDRIDRKILKVLQENGRISNQELAEKVGLSPSPCLRRLKALEESGIITGYKALLDAKALGFTLAALIHISMDKHTPERFEHFESEIRKIPEVVECLLITGQQADFCLKVYVRDMEDYQELLLKRITRIEGVSGVHTSFILRQPKHTNMVPVEAL